The genomic interval GGATGAAGGTTTTCAAACTTTTGATTCAGTTTTTTGAGATCAAGCTGGGTCGGTTGGATGAGTGAATCGCTGGAATGGGTCATCGTCGCGTCGTGAGTTGCCGTAAATCTTCTGCATTCTTACCATATCGAATTAGGGACTCATTGGCAGCAAAATTATGGAGTTAAGCCTTTTGGTAGGGAAATGGGGGAGATGGGGGAGATGGAGGGGATGGGGGAGATGGAGAGAAGAGTTTTGAGTTTTAAGTTTTTTAAGTTTTTTAAGTTTTTAAGAAGTGCGGAGTACGGACTATTTTTATCCCCCTGTCCCCCGATCTCCCTGTCCCCCAGTCTTCTTCCCCTTCTGCCTTCTGCCTTTCGCTATAAACAAGGATTTGGACTATGCGGTTGATTTTGTATAGCAAACCGGGATGTCATCTGTGTGAAGGGTTGCAGGAAAAGCTGGAGCACATTCAGAATCTTGACCTGGAATTGGAGGTTCGGGATATTACAACTCGCGACGATTGGTTTCAGGCGTATCAGTATGAGATTCCAGTGCTGTTTTGGGTGAGGGAGGAGAGGGAGTCAGGAGTCAGGAGTCAGAAGCTAAAAGAAGATGCGGAGAAGAAGGCAGCGGGCAGCGGGCAGCGGGCAGAAGGGGAGATGGGGGAACAGGGAGACAAGGGGACAAGGGGGGAGGAAATTCAAAGTTCAAAATTCATCCCTATCTCGCGCGTTTCTCCCCGTGCGTCCGTACAACAATTGGAGCGGATTTTGCGGAGCTATCTAGAGGGCGATCGCGAATAATAGGCTTCCCCATTTTTGGAAAAGTGCTTTAAATTGTTGGGCAATAAGAGAGGGGGAGGGAGTAAGGGTCAGGGGCAAGGGTCAGGGGTCAGGGGTCAGGAGTGAGTATCCAACAACAAACAACCAATGATCAATGACCAATGACCAATGACCCAATAATCCCTAGC from Kovacikia minuta CCNUW1 carries:
- a CDS encoding glutaredoxin family protein produces the protein MRLILYSKPGCHLCEGLQEKLEHIQNLDLELEVRDITTRDDWFQAYQYEIPVLFWVREERESGVRSQKLKEDAEKKAAGSGQRAEGEMGEQGDKGTRGEEIQSSKFIPISRVSPRASVQQLERILRSYLEGDRE